The Panicum hallii strain FIL2 chromosome 9, PHallii_v3.1, whole genome shotgun sequence genome has a window encoding:
- the LOC112875470 gene encoding F-box protein At4g18380-like, with translation MQSRHRIFAEDLLLAAEGEDHFDRVPDSLVLIIFNKLADARSLGRCSAVSRRFNALVPLVDDACLRIDRVIPADGADGGAGADALGLAGAPRPRAVLSHLLKAMLQAVLKPFAHCDAKSGAGAHGGKHAQLQHHSPAQVLKNFSSIRNLRMELPVSDVGTDDGVILKWKAVFGSTLQSCVILGGTKVERAAGGTHASVPAAAAADSDATGDDSGSIPESFYTNGGLKLRVVWTISSLIAAATRHYLLREIVKEHPTLEQVALTDAHGQGTLSMGRDQLKEFRDKPLAVAAAANRTQVPACNMKLRYAPLLELSDGTRIHGATLVVIKPVGEAGGIGGGRKELDDFIADTFDGPFREAVGVLSKRRTYLLEMNGF, from the coding sequence ATGCAGTCCAGGCACCGGATCTTCGCAGAGGACCTGCTCCTCGCCGCGGAGGGGGAGGACCACTTCGACCGGGTCCCGGACTCGCTCGTGCTCATCATCTTCAACAAGCTCGCCGACGCGCGCTCGCTCGGCCGCTGCTCCGCGGTGTCGCGCCGCTTCAACGCGCTCGTCCCGCTCGTCGACGACGCCTGCCTCCGCATCGACCGCGTCATCCCCGCCGATGGggccgacggcggcgccggcgccgacgcgctcGGCCTGGCCggggcgccgcgcccgcgcgccgtGCTCTCGCACCTCCTCAAGGCCATGCTGCAGGCCGTGCTCAAGCCCTTCGCGCACTGCGACGCCAAGTCCGGCGCCGGGGCGCACGGCGGCAAGCACGCGCAGCTGCAGCACCACTCGCCCGCCCAGGTGCTCAAGAACTTCAGCAGCATCCGGAACCTACGCATGGAGCTCCCCGTCTCCGACGTCGGCACCGACGACGGTGTCATCCTCAAGTGGAAGGCCGTGTTCGGCAGCACGCTCCAGAGCTGCGTCATCCTCGGCGGCACCAAGGTGGAAAGGGCCGCCGGCGGCACCCACGCCTCtgtgcctgccgccgccgctgccgactCCGATGCCACGGGCGACGACAGCGGCAGCATCCCGGAGTCCTTCTACACCAACGGCGGCCTCAAGCTGCGCGTGGTCTGGACCATCAGCTCCCTCATCGCCGCGGCCACCAGGCACTACCTCCTCCGCGAGATCGTCAAGGAGCACCCCACCCTGGAGCAGGTCGCGCTCACGGACGCGCACGGCCAGGGCACCCTCAGCATGGGGCGCGACCAGCTCAAGGAGTTCAGGGACAAGCCGCTCGCGGTGGCGGCCGCCGCCAACCGCACGCAGGTGCCCGCCTGCAACATGAAGCTCCGCTACGCGCCGCTGCTGGAGCTCTCCGACGGCACGAGGATCCACGGCGCCACGCTCGTGGTGATCAAGCCCGTCGGCGAGGCcggcggcatcggcggcggcaGGAAGGAGCTCGACGACTTCATCGCCGACACCTTCGACGGGCCCTTCAGGGAGGCCGTGGGCGTCCTCAGCAAGCGCCGCACCTACCTGCTCGAGATGAACGGCTTCTAG